The following proteins are encoded in a genomic region of Kosakonia oryzae:
- the hisP gene encoding histidine ABC transporter ATP-binding protein HisP has translation MSENKLNVIDLHKRYGEHEVLKGVSLQANAGDVISIIGSSGSGKSTFLRCINFLEKPSEGTIVVSGQNINLVRDKDGQLRVADKHQLRLLRTRLTMVFQHFNLWSHMTVLENVMEAPIQVLGLSKQEARERAVKYLAKVGIDEMQQQKYPVHLSGGQQQRVSIARALAMEPEVLLFDEPTSALDPELVGEVLRIMQKLAEEGKTMVVVTHEMGFARHVSTHVIFLHQGKIEEEGAPDELFGNPKSTRLQQFLKGSLK, from the coding sequence ATGTCTGAGAATAAATTAAACGTTATCGATCTGCACAAACGCTACGGCGAACATGAAGTGCTGAAGGGCGTCTCGTTGCAGGCCAACGCGGGCGATGTGATTAGTATCATCGGTTCCTCCGGTTCCGGCAAAAGTACCTTTTTGCGCTGTATTAACTTCCTCGAAAAACCGAGCGAAGGCACCATCGTGGTCAGCGGCCAGAATATCAATCTGGTACGCGATAAAGATGGTCAGTTGCGCGTTGCGGATAAACACCAGTTGCGTCTGCTGCGTACGCGTCTGACGATGGTGTTCCAGCATTTCAACTTGTGGAGCCATATGACGGTGCTGGAGAACGTCATGGAAGCGCCGATTCAGGTGCTGGGCTTGAGCAAGCAGGAAGCCCGCGAGCGCGCGGTGAAATATCTGGCGAAAGTCGGCATTGATGAGATGCAGCAGCAAAAGTACCCGGTGCATTTGTCCGGCGGTCAGCAGCAGCGTGTTTCCATTGCCCGCGCGCTGGCGATGGAGCCGGAAGTATTGCTGTTTGATGAACCGACTTCGGCGCTCGATCCTGAACTGGTGGGCGAAGTACTGCGCATCATGCAGAAACTGGCGGAAGAGGGGAAAACCATGGTGGTGGTGACGCATGAAATGGGCTTTGCCCGCCATGTTTCCACCCACGTTATTTTCCTGCATCAGGGCAAAATTGAAGAAGAGGGCGCACCGGATGAGCTGTTCGGCAACCCGAAAAGCACGCGTTTGCAGCAGTTCCTCAAAGGTTCGCTGAAGTGA
- the yfcF gene encoding glutathione transferase, whose product MNEPAITLWSDANYFSPYVLSAYVALHEKALPFSLKTVDLASGAQHTPGWPGYHLTQRVPVLAIEGFELSESTAIAEYLEERFAPPEWERIYPHDLQKRARARQIQAWLRSDLMPIREERPTEVVFAGEKKAPLSAAGQASAEKLFAIAGDLLAHGKPNLFGEWCIADADLALMLNRLVMNGDTVPERLAEYATFQWQRSSVQRYVALSAKRAG is encoded by the coding sequence ATGAACGAACCGGCTATCACGTTATGGTCCGATGCCAATTATTTCTCCCCGTATGTACTGTCGGCCTATGTTGCTCTGCATGAAAAAGCTCTGCCTTTCTCGCTTAAAACCGTCGATCTGGCCAGCGGCGCTCAACATACGCCTGGCTGGCCGGGTTATCATCTGACGCAGCGCGTGCCGGTTCTGGCGATTGAGGGTTTCGAACTCAGCGAATCGACGGCGATTGCAGAATATCTCGAAGAGCGCTTCGCGCCGCCGGAATGGGAGCGCATCTACCCACACGATTTGCAAAAACGCGCCCGCGCCCGGCAAATCCAGGCCTGGCTGCGCAGCGATTTAATGCCCATCCGCGAAGAACGCCCGACAGAGGTCGTTTTTGCAGGCGAGAAAAAAGCGCCGCTCAGCGCAGCCGGGCAGGCGAGTGCGGAAAAACTTTTTGCTATCGCCGGCGATCTGCTGGCGCATGGTAAGCCGAACCTGTTTGGCGAGTGGTGTATTGCGGATGCCGATCTGGCGTTGATGCTCAACCGACTGGTGATGAATGGCGATACGGTGCCGGAGCGGCTGGCGGAGTATGCCACCTTCCAGTGGCAGCGCTCATCCGTTCAGCGCTATGTTGCACTTTCCGCTAAGCGTGCAGGCTGA
- the yfcD gene encoding NUDIX hydrolase YfcD: MVEQSHFAGMEWVDIVNEDNEVIAQSSRQQMRAQCLRHRATYIVVHDGMGKILVQRRTEIKDFMPGMLDATAGGVVQAGEILLDSARREAEEELGIAGVPFAEHGQFYFEDEHCRVWGGLFSCVSHGPFALQEEEVSEVFWMTPEEITARCDEFTPDSLKALALWMSRNASNDAEKAPEAD, translated from the coding sequence ATGGTGGAACAGAGTCATTTTGCAGGCATGGAGTGGGTGGATATTGTCAACGAAGACAATGAGGTGATCGCGCAATCAAGCCGGCAACAGATGCGGGCGCAGTGTTTGCGTCATCGCGCAACCTACATTGTGGTGCATGATGGGATGGGCAAAATTCTGGTGCAGCGTCGTACCGAAATCAAAGATTTTATGCCCGGGATGCTGGATGCCACCGCCGGTGGCGTGGTGCAGGCCGGTGAAATTTTGCTGGATTCCGCACGCCGTGAAGCCGAAGAAGAGCTGGGGATTGCCGGTGTTCCCTTCGCCGAACATGGCCAGTTCTACTTTGAAGATGAACATTGCCGCGTCTGGGGCGGATTGTTCAGCTGTGTTTCCCACGGGCCTTTTGCTTTGCAGGAAGAAGAGGTGAGCGAGGTCTTCTGGATGACGCCGGAAGAGATCACCGCGCGCTGCGATGAATTCACCCCTGACTCCCTGAAAGCGCTTGCGTTGTGGATGAGCCGCAATGCCAGCAACGATGCGGAAAAAGCCCCCGAAGCCGATTAG
- a CDS encoding GNAT family N-acetyltransferase, whose protein sequence is MTLYTSRLTLSPFEPSDWPFFLHLRRNGSVMRYMGEIASEDQIRTLFDDRLADRHAFVIRNAQHASVGDIGLRISQHNPQEADVGYSIAPAAQGQGIASEALQALCDYAFDSEVQALNAWVLAENQGSVRVLEKSGFQRVQVLEKAYLLRGEYHDDWIYRREKAWI, encoded by the coding sequence ATGACGTTGTACACTTCCCGCTTGACTCTCTCCCCGTTTGAACCTTCCGACTGGCCATTTTTCCTGCATCTGCGCCGCAATGGCAGCGTGATGCGCTATATGGGCGAGATCGCCTCTGAAGATCAGATCCGCACCCTGTTCGACGATCGTCTTGCCGATCGTCACGCCTTTGTTATTCGCAACGCTCAGCATGCTTCGGTGGGTGATATCGGTCTGCGTATCAGCCAGCACAACCCGCAGGAAGCCGATGTCGGCTACTCGATTGCGCCCGCAGCGCAGGGACAAGGCATTGCATCAGAAGCGCTGCAGGCCCTGTGCGATTACGCGTTTGATAGCGAAGTGCAGGCACTGAACGCCTGGGTGCTGGCAGAGAATCAGGGGTCAGTGAGGGTGCTGGAAAAAAGTGGTTTTCAGCGCGTGCAGGTGCTGGAAAAAGCCTATCTGCTGCGCGGCGAATATCATGACGACTGGATTTACCGGCGGGAAAAAGCCTGGATTTAG
- a CDS encoding LacI family DNA-binding transcriptional regulator produces MAITRKRRSTGKVTLADVAQLAGVGTMTVSRALRTPEQVSDKLREKIEAAVQELGYMPNLAASALASASSWTIAMVVPSLAESGCSEMFAGLQQVLQPAGYQIMLAESQHRLEQEEKLLETLLASNLAAAILLSVEHSDMVRHWLKNASIPVMEIGAVRADPIDMNIGIDNVAAMFELTQMLVQRGYQNIGLLCANQEQWIFQQHLQGWYKAMLRHHMSPNRVINAAAPPVFSTGAAQLPEFLLAWPELDALVCVSDELACGALYECQRRRIKVPDDLAIVGFGDSDVSRVCQPPLTTMSVPHRKIGIEAGRALLARLNDETWENKTPIAPTFCLRDSC; encoded by the coding sequence ATGGCAATTACCCGAAAACGTCGGAGCACAGGAAAAGTCACCCTTGCCGATGTCGCGCAGCTTGCTGGCGTTGGCACCATGACCGTCTCGCGGGCGTTACGTACCCCGGAACAGGTTTCAGATAAATTGCGTGAGAAGATAGAGGCTGCCGTGCAGGAGTTGGGGTATATGCCCAATCTGGCGGCCAGCGCGCTGGCTTCGGCATCATCCTGGACTATCGCGATGGTAGTGCCAAGCCTTGCCGAATCCGGCTGCTCGGAGATGTTCGCCGGTTTACAGCAGGTATTGCAGCCTGCTGGCTACCAGATCATGCTTGCCGAGTCGCAACATCGGCTGGAGCAGGAAGAAAAATTACTGGAAACGCTGCTTGCATCCAATCTGGCCGCCGCCATCCTGCTCAGCGTCGAGCATAGCGATATGGTGCGCCACTGGCTGAAAAACGCCTCCATTCCGGTGATGGAAATTGGCGCGGTGCGCGCCGATCCGATTGATATGAATATCGGCATCGATAACGTTGCGGCGATGTTCGAGCTGACGCAAATGCTGGTGCAGCGCGGTTATCAGAATATCGGCCTGCTGTGCGCCAACCAGGAGCAGTGGATTTTCCAGCAGCATTTGCAGGGCTGGTACAAAGCGATGCTGCGCCACCATATGTCGCCGAACCGGGTGATTAACGCCGCCGCGCCGCCGGTTTTCTCCACGGGCGCGGCGCAACTGCCGGAATTTTTGCTGGCGTGGCCGGAACTGGATGCGCTGGTGTGTGTCTCGGATGAACTGGCCTGCGGCGCGCTGTACGAATGCCAGCGGCGGCGTATTAAGGTTCCGGATGATTTAGCGATAGTCGGCTTTGGCGACAGCGATGTCAGCCGGGTATGCCAGCCGCCGTTGACCACCATGTCCGTGCCGCACCGTAAGATTGGTATTGAAGCAGGACGCGCGCTGCTGGCGCGCCTGAATGATGAAACCTGGGAGAACAAAACGCCGATAGCACCGACGTTTTGCCTGCGGGATAGCTGCTAA
- a CDS encoding TIGR01777 family oxidoreductase, with the protein MQILITGGTGLIGRHLIPRLLELGHAVTVVTRSPAKAQQRLDARVTLWKGLNDRTHLNEFDAVINLAGEPIADKRWSEEQKQRLCNSRWQITQQLVDLIKASDTPPQVLISGSAAGYYGDLGEVVVTEEEPPHNEFTHKLCARWEQIACEAQSDRTRVCLLRTGVVFAPQGGILGKLLPLFRLGLGGPIGNGRQYLAWIHIDDMLNGILWLLDNDLRGPFNMVSPYPVRNEQFAHTLGHVLHRPAIMRAPAFAVRLMMGESSVLVLGGQRALPKRLEAAGFAFRWYDLEEALGDVVTS; encoded by the coding sequence ATGCAGATACTGATTACCGGCGGGACTGGCCTGATTGGTCGTCATCTCATCCCTCGGCTGCTGGAGCTTGGGCATGCCGTTACCGTTGTGACGCGCAGCCCGGCCAAAGCGCAACAGCGACTTGATGCCCGCGTAACGCTGTGGAAAGGGCTCAACGATCGCACTCACCTCAATGAGTTTGATGCGGTGATCAACCTGGCAGGTGAGCCGATCGCCGATAAACGCTGGAGCGAAGAGCAGAAGCAGCGTCTGTGCAACAGTCGCTGGCAGATAACGCAACAGCTGGTGGATTTGATTAAGGCCAGCGACACACCGCCACAGGTGCTGATTTCCGGATCGGCAGCGGGCTACTACGGCGATCTCGGTGAAGTAGTGGTCACCGAAGAGGAGCCGCCGCACAACGAGTTTACCCACAAACTTTGCGCCCGCTGGGAGCAAATTGCCTGCGAAGCGCAAAGCGATCGCACCCGCGTTTGCCTGCTGCGTACCGGCGTGGTGTTCGCGCCGCAGGGCGGGATCCTCGGCAAGCTGTTGCCGCTGTTCCGTCTCGGTCTTGGCGGCCCGATTGGCAATGGCCGTCAGTATCTGGCGTGGATCCACATCGACGATATGCTGAACGGCATTCTCTGGCTGCTGGATAACGATCTGCGCGGGCCGTTCAATATGGTTTCGCCCTACCCGGTGCGCAACGAGCAGTTTGCTCACACGCTCGGCCATGTGCTGCACCGCCCGGCCATTATGCGCGCGCCCGCTTTTGCCGTACGCCTGATGATGGGCGAATCCTCTGTTCTGGTGCTTGGCGGCCAGCGCGCGCTGCCGAAACGCCTCGAAGCTGCCGGTTTTGCTTTCCGCTGGTACGATCTGGAAGAGGCGCTGGGGGATGTTGTGACCTCTTAA
- a CDS encoding PTS sugar transporter subunit IIB: protein MKIMAICGSGLGSSFMVEMNIKKVLKKLNIEAEVEHSDLSSATPGAADVFVMAKDIAASASVPENQLVVLSNIIDINELEAKISAFFANR, encoded by the coding sequence ATGAAAATAATGGCAATTTGCGGATCCGGCCTGGGCAGTAGTTTTATGGTCGAAATGAATATTAAGAAGGTCCTCAAAAAACTGAATATCGAAGCGGAGGTCGAGCATTCCGACCTCTCTTCCGCCACGCCAGGTGCCGCCGATGTGTTTGTCATGGCAAAAGATATTGCCGCCAGCGCCAGCGTGCCGGAAAACCAGTTAGTTGTTCTCAGCAACATCATTGATATCAATGAACTGGAAGCGAAAATCAGCGCTTTCTTCGCCAACCGTTAA
- a CDS encoding PTS sugar transporter subunit IIA yields MLDQWLNDKTIQVLDGVENWPQALEICARPLLASGTIAPDYVTAIVAQHQKLGPYYVLAPGLAMPHARPEEGAKGLGLSLLKLSRGVDFGAEDADPVDTIIMLAAPDKHSHIEMIAALAELFSSDEDMSQLHRANSLEEIKNIIQRF; encoded by the coding sequence GTGTTAGACCAATGGCTTAACGACAAGACGATTCAGGTGCTTGATGGCGTAGAGAATTGGCCGCAGGCGCTGGAAATTTGTGCCAGACCGCTGCTCGCATCCGGCACGATCGCGCCGGATTATGTGACAGCCATTGTCGCCCAGCACCAGAAACTGGGGCCGTACTATGTGCTGGCGCCGGGGCTGGCAATGCCACATGCCAGGCCGGAAGAGGGGGCAAAAGGGTTAGGATTATCGTTGTTAAAATTGTCTCGTGGAGTTGATTTCGGCGCAGAGGATGCGGATCCGGTTGACACCATTATTATGTTGGCCGCACCGGATAAACACAGCCATATCGAAATGATTGCCGCGCTGGCGGAACTATTTTCCAGCGATGAAGATATGTCGCAATTACATCGTGCAAACAGTCTGGAGGAAATTAAAAACATTATTCAGCGTTTCTGA
- a CDS encoding transketolase, with protein MSSIAEVKQFARDIRIATLKALTHLGFGHYGGSMSVVETLAVLYGEVMRIDPADPDWPERDYFVLSKGHAGPALYSTLALKGYFPQEMLQTLNENGTRLPSHPDRLKTRGVDATTGSLGQGISIAGGMALGHKLAGRPNRVFCIVGDGELNEGQCWEAFQFIAHHKLNNLTVFVDWNKQQLDGELDEIICAFDLEGKFRAFGFDVCTVKGDDIAALLEVVKPVPAADARPRLVILDSIKGQGVPYLEKLSNSHHLRLTEEMKQALNETIEQLEAAHD; from the coding sequence ATGAGTTCAATTGCAGAAGTGAAACAGTTTGCGCGGGATATCCGCATAGCAACCCTGAAAGCGTTGACGCACCTGGGCTTTGGACACTATGGCGGTAGCATGTCGGTGGTGGAAACGCTTGCCGTACTGTATGGCGAGGTCATGCGGATTGATCCTGCCGATCCGGACTGGCCGGAGCGCGATTACTTCGTGCTGTCGAAAGGCCACGCGGGCCCGGCGCTCTACAGCACGCTGGCGCTGAAAGGTTATTTCCCGCAGGAGATGCTGCAAACTCTCAATGAGAACGGCACCCGCTTGCCGAGTCATCCGGATCGCTTAAAAACCCGCGGCGTGGATGCGACCACCGGATCGCTTGGCCAGGGCATTTCTATCGCCGGAGGAATGGCGCTGGGACATAAACTGGCGGGCAGGCCCAACCGTGTGTTTTGCATTGTCGGTGATGGCGAATTGAATGAAGGTCAATGCTGGGAAGCGTTCCAGTTTATTGCGCATCACAAGCTCAACAACCTGACGGTGTTTGTGGACTGGAATAAGCAGCAACTGGACGGCGAGCTGGATGAGATTATTTGCGCTTTCGATCTGGAGGGGAAATTCCGCGCCTTCGGTTTCGATGTCTGTACGGTGAAGGGCGACGACATTGCCGCACTTCTGGAGGTGGTGAAGCCGGTTCCGGCTGCCGATGCCCGGCCACGGCTGGTGATCCTCGACAGCATTAAAGGACAGGGGGTGCCATATCTCGAAAAGCTGAGCAACTCGCACCATTTACGCCTGACCGAAGAGATGAAGCAGGCGCTTAACGAAACTATCGAACAACTGGAGGCGGCGCATGATTAA
- a CDS encoding ABC transporter permease gives MIEIIQEYWQSLLWSDGYRLTGVAITLWLLISSVAMGGVLAVFLAIGRVSSNKFICFPIWLFTYVFRGTPLYVQLLVFYSGMYTLEIVKGTELLNAFFRSGLNCTILALTLNTCAYTTEIFAGAIRSVPHGEIEAARAYGFSSFKMYRSIILPSALRIALPAYSNEVILMLHSTALAFTATVPDLLKIARDINSATYQPFTAFGIAAVLYLIISYVLISLFRKAEKRWLQHMKPSSTH, from the coding sequence GTGATCGAGATCATTCAGGAGTACTGGCAATCACTGTTGTGGAGTGACGGTTATCGCCTGACGGGCGTGGCAATTACTCTGTGGTTGTTGATTTCATCGGTGGCGATGGGCGGCGTGCTGGCGGTGTTTCTGGCTATCGGGCGTGTTTCCAGTAATAAATTTATCTGCTTCCCGATCTGGCTATTTACCTACGTGTTTCGCGGCACACCGCTCTATGTTCAACTGCTGGTGTTCTACTCCGGCATGTACACGCTGGAGATCGTCAAGGGCACCGAGCTGTTGAATGCCTTCTTCCGAAGCGGCCTGAACTGTACGATTCTGGCGTTGACGCTCAATACCTGTGCCTACACCACTGAGATTTTCGCCGGAGCGATCCGTTCGGTGCCGCACGGCGAAATTGAGGCGGCGCGAGCCTATGGTTTCTCGTCGTTCAAAATGTACCGCAGCATTATTCTGCCGTCGGCGCTGCGCATTGCGCTGCCTGCGTACAGCAACGAAGTGATTTTGATGCTGCACTCAACGGCGCTGGCCTTTACCGCTACGGTGCCGGATCTGCTGAAAATTGCCCGTGATATCAACTCCGCAACTTACCAGCCGTTTACTGCGTTTGGTATCGCTGCGGTGCTGTATCTGATTATCTCTTATGTGCTGATTAGCTTATTCCGCAAGGCGGAAAAGCGCTGGTTGCAGCATATGAAACCTTCTTCGACGCACTGA
- the yfcE gene encoding phosphodiesterase, whose product MKLMFASDIHGSLPATERVLELFAQSDARWLVILGDVLNHGPRNALPQGYAPAQVAERLNEQASRIIAVRGNCDSEVDQMLLHFPITAPWQQVLLAERRLFLTHGHVFGPDDVPPLAAGDVLVYGHTHIPVAEQRGDIFHFNPGSVSIPKGGFAASYGMLEEGVLRVVALNDQRVIAQVAINP is encoded by the coding sequence ATGAAACTGATGTTTGCATCGGACATTCATGGGTCGTTGCCCGCGACGGAACGCGTACTGGAACTGTTTGCCCAAAGCGACGCGCGCTGGTTGGTGATCCTTGGCGATGTACTGAATCACGGGCCGCGCAACGCACTGCCACAGGGCTATGCGCCAGCGCAAGTTGCTGAGCGGTTGAACGAGCAGGCCAGCCGCATCATCGCCGTACGCGGCAACTGTGACAGCGAAGTGGATCAAATGCTGCTGCATTTCCCGATCACCGCGCCCTGGCAGCAAGTGCTGCTGGCAGAACGTCGTCTGTTTCTGACGCATGGACATGTGTTTGGCCCGGATGATGTACCGCCGCTGGCGGCAGGCGATGTGCTGGTTTATGGTCACACGCACATTCCGGTAGCGGAGCAGCGGGGCGACATTTTCCACTTCAACCCCGGCTCGGTGAGTATTCCCAAAGGTGGGTTTGCCGCCAGTTACGGCATGCTGGAAGAGGGCGTACTGCGCGTTGTCGCACTTAATGATCAGCGGGTTATTGCGCAGGTCGCGATTAATCCGTAA
- a CDS encoding PTS ascorbate transporter subunit IIC: MFILETLNFVVDILKVPSVLVGLIALIGLLAQKKSFSDVVKGTVKTILGFIVLGGGATVLVGSLNPLGGMFEHAFNIQGIIPNNEAIVSIALEKYGASTALIMAFGMVANIIVARFTRLKYIFLTGHHTFYMACMIGVILTVAGFEGVGLVFTGSLILGLVMAFFPAIAQRYMKRITGNDDIAFGHFGTLGYVLSGWIGSKCGKGSRSTEEMNLPKNLSFLRDSSISISLTMIIIYMILAVCAGREYVESQLSAGQNFLVYAIIQAITFAAGVFIILQGVRLILAEIVPAFTGFSEKLVPNARPALDCPVVYPYAPNAVLVGFLFSFLGGLVGLFLLGQMKLVLILPGVVPHFFTGATAGVFGNATGGRRGAMLGAFANGLLITFLPVLLLPVLGALGFANTTFSDADFGFIGIVLGNLARYLSPLAITGLVVAVFIALVIWNLMSKGKPAASGTEEKSGAKS; encoded by the coding sequence ATGTTTATCCTTGAAACGCTAAACTTTGTTGTTGATATATTGAAAGTCCCTTCTGTACTGGTGGGGTTAATTGCGCTGATTGGTCTGCTGGCGCAGAAAAAATCCTTTTCCGATGTTGTGAAAGGGACGGTTAAAACGATTCTCGGTTTTATCGTATTGGGCGGCGGGGCGACAGTATTGGTCGGCTCATTAAATCCGCTGGGTGGCATGTTTGAACATGCTTTTAATATTCAGGGGATCATTCCAAATAACGAGGCAATTGTTTCAATTGCGCTGGAGAAATATGGTGCATCAACGGCGCTGATCATGGCATTCGGCATGGTAGCGAATATTATTGTCGCGCGCTTTACGCGTCTGAAATACATTTTTCTGACCGGACATCACACCTTCTATATGGCCTGCATGATTGGGGTGATCCTCACTGTCGCTGGTTTTGAAGGCGTCGGACTGGTATTTACCGGTTCGCTGATCCTTGGCCTGGTGATGGCGTTCTTCCCGGCGATCGCGCAGCGTTATATGAAACGGATCACCGGCAACGATGACATCGCGTTCGGCCATTTCGGTACGCTTGGCTACGTGTTGTCAGGCTGGATCGGCAGTAAATGCGGCAAGGGCTCACGCTCAACGGAAGAGATGAACCTGCCGAAAAACCTGAGCTTTCTGCGTGACAGCTCAATCTCCATCTCGCTGACGATGATCATTATTTACATGATCTTAGCTGTTTGCGCCGGGCGTGAGTACGTTGAGAGCCAACTCAGCGCCGGGCAGAACTTCCTCGTCTACGCGATTATTCAGGCCATCACCTTTGCCGCAGGGGTATTCATTATCCTGCAAGGCGTACGCCTGATTCTGGCGGAAATTGTTCCTGCCTTTACCGGCTTTTCCGAAAAACTGGTGCCGAATGCTCGCCCGGCGCTGGATTGCCCGGTGGTTTATCCCTATGCGCCAAATGCGGTGCTGGTCGGCTTCCTGTTCAGTTTCCTCGGTGGGCTGGTGGGGCTATTCCTGCTCGGCCAGATGAAATTGGTGCTGATCCTGCCTGGCGTGGTGCCGCACTTCTTCACCGGTGCGACGGCGGGTGTGTTTGGTAACGCTACCGGCGGACGACGTGGTGCGATGCTCGGCGCGTTCGCTAACGGACTACTCATCACTTTCCTGCCAGTTTTGCTGTTGCCGGTGCTCGGCGCGCTGGGCTTTGCCAATACCACCTTTTCGGACGCTGACTTTGGCTTTATCGGCATTGTGTTGGGCAATCTGGCGCGTTACCTGTCGCCGCTGGCGATTACCGGATTGGTGGTGGCGGTGTTTATCGCATTAGTCATCTGGAATCTGATGTCGAAGGGCAAACCTGCTGCCAGTGGCACAGAAGAAAAGAGTGGGGCGAAGTCATGA
- the yfcG gene encoding GSH-dependent disulfide bond oxidoreductase, giving the protein MIDLYYAPTPNGHKVTLFLEESGLEYRLIRVDISKGEQFRPDFLIISPNNKIPAIVDHLPADGGAPLSVFESGAILLYLAEKTGKLLSGELRERHVTLQWLFWQVAGLGPMLGQNHHFNHFAPQPVPYAIERYQVETQRLYQVLNKRLERVPWLAGEHYSIADIAAWPWIHSHPRQRVNLEDYPAVFNWYERIRTRPATEQALQKAQQL; this is encoded by the coding sequence ATGATAGACCTCTATTACGCGCCCACACCAAACGGTCATAAAGTAACGCTATTTCTGGAAGAGAGCGGGCTGGAATACCGCCTGATCCGCGTCGATATCAGCAAAGGTGAGCAGTTTCGTCCGGATTTTCTGATTATCTCTCCGAACAATAAAATCCCGGCCATTGTCGATCACCTGCCCGCCGATGGCGGCGCGCCGCTGAGCGTGTTTGAATCTGGCGCAATTCTGCTGTATCTGGCGGAAAAAACGGGGAAATTGCTCAGCGGCGAATTGCGTGAACGCCATGTCACTTTGCAGTGGCTTTTCTGGCAGGTTGCCGGTTTGGGGCCGATGCTCGGGCAAAATCATCACTTTAACCACTTTGCGCCGCAGCCGGTGCCGTATGCTATTGAACGCTATCAGGTCGAAACCCAGCGTCTGTATCAGGTATTGAATAAACGGCTGGAGCGGGTGCCGTGGCTGGCAGGTGAGCATTACAGCATTGCGGATATCGCCGCCTGGCCGTGGATCCACTCACACCCGCGTCAGCGCGTGAATCTTGAGGATTATCCCGCGGTGTTTAACTGGTATGAGCGCATCCGTACCCGTCCGGCCACTGAGCAGGCGCTGCAAAAAGCACAGCAGCTATGA
- a CDS encoding transketolase family protein, whose protein sequence is MIKVAEVGGKDSIEMRKVYAGFISDQIEAGSDIIALEADLMSSMAMDGVQKKYPQHVINCGIMEANVIGTAAGLSLTGRKPFVHTFTAFASRRCFDQLFMSLDYQRNNVKVIASDAGVTACHNGGTHMSFEDMGIVRGLAHSVVLEVTDAVMFADILNQLAHLEGFYWVRTIRKQAPTIYQPGSHFTIGKGNVLRDGSDITLIANGIMVAEALAAAQQLAQEGVSAAVIDMFTLKPIDRMLVKNYAEKTGRIVTCENHSIHNGLGSAVAEVLVESCPVPMRRVGVKERYGQVGTQDFLQKEYGLTAQDIVSAARELL, encoded by the coding sequence ATGATTAAGGTGGCTGAAGTCGGCGGTAAAGACAGCATCGAGATGCGCAAAGTTTATGCCGGTTTTATCAGCGATCAGATTGAAGCGGGCAGCGACATTATCGCGCTGGAAGCCGATCTGATGAGTTCGATGGCTATGGACGGTGTGCAGAAAAAGTATCCGCAGCATGTAATCAACTGCGGCATCATGGAGGCTAACGTCATTGGTACGGCAGCGGGGCTGTCGTTGACCGGGCGCAAACCCTTTGTGCATACCTTTACTGCGTTTGCCAGCCGCCGCTGTTTCGACCAATTGTTTATGTCGCTCGATTACCAGCGCAACAATGTCAAAGTCATTGCCTCCGACGCCGGTGTGACCGCCTGTCACAATGGCGGAACACACATGTCCTTTGAGGATATGGGGATTGTGCGCGGTCTGGCTCATTCGGTGGTACTGGAGGTGACGGATGCGGTGATGTTCGCCGATATCCTGAACCAACTGGCTCACCTGGAAGGGTTCTACTGGGTGCGCACCATTCGTAAACAGGCACCGACCATTTATCAACCGGGTTCACATTTCACCATCGGCAAAGGCAATGTCCTGCGTGACGGTTCGGATATTACGCTGATTGCCAACGGTATTATGGTGGCTGAAGCGCTGGCTGCGGCGCAGCAACTGGCGCAGGAAGGCGTTAGTGCGGCGGTAATCGATATGTTTACCTTAAAACCTATCGACCGCATGCTGGTGAAGAACTACGCCGAGAAGACCGGGCGGATTGTCACCTGTGAGAACCACAGCATTCATAACGGGCTGGGTTCGGCCGTGGCGGAAGTATTAGTGGAAAGCTGCCCGGTGCCGATGCGGCGCGTGGGCGTGAAGGAGCGTTACGGCCAGGTGGGGACACAGGATTTTCTGCAAAAAGAGTATGGGCTGACCGCGCAGGATATTGTTTCTGCCGCGCGAGAACTGCTGTAA